A single window of Selenomonas sputigena DNA harbors:
- a CDS encoding NADH-dependent [FeFe] hydrogenase, group A6 — MAEERELVHLKINNIPVEVPKGTKIIDAARKVHINIPHLCYHPDQRVKARCRICSIEVTGSRRLMAACATEVWEGMEVHTDTQIVRDTQIAILQLILANHNQDCLNCPRNHRCDLQELCSRFNIGHTGLPIVVESKEDAANNPSIARDPTKCIKCGRCIRACKDVQGIEALNFAGRSDKITVTTAYDSPLEATDCILCGQCSLVCPTGAITEKDDTQRVLDALQDPKKHVIVQVAPAVRVSLGDEFHLPPGAIVTGQMVAALKRLGFDRVFDTNFGADLTIMEEGHEFIHRLENGGTLPMMTSCSPGWVNYVEKHYSDLLPHLSTAKSPMQIFGAVAKTYYPKQSGIPVEDIVTVSVMPCTAKKFEAARPEMGRDGHQDVDIVITTRELAKLIHYVGITFHDLPEEDFDSPLGTCSGAGAIFGTTGGVMEAALRTVYEKATGKTLPSIDFLAVRGMDGIKEATVDLGERKVRVAVAHTLKNAKHIMDELKAGKSPYDFIEVMACPGGCQGGGGQPLNTTNARRAERMKALYEIDKNLPVRKSHENPEVVRIYKEFLGAPLEGKAHELLHTHFHKAEKLYDFTGAGK, encoded by the coding sequence ATGGCAGAAGAAAGAGAACTCGTACACCTGAAAATCAACAACATCCCCGTCGAAGTCCCCAAGGGCACGAAGATCATCGATGCCGCACGCAAGGTGCACATCAATATCCCGCATCTCTGCTACCACCCCGATCAGCGCGTCAAGGCTCGCTGCCGCATCTGCTCCATCGAGGTCACGGGCAGTCGCCGCCTCATGGCAGCGTGCGCGACCGAGGTCTGGGAAGGCATGGAAGTCCATACGGACACGCAGATCGTGCGCGACACGCAGATCGCCATCCTGCAGCTCATCCTCGCCAACCACAACCAGGACTGCCTGAACTGTCCGCGCAACCACCGCTGTGACCTGCAGGAGCTTTGCAGCCGCTTCAACATCGGCCATACGGGACTGCCCATCGTCGTCGAAAGCAAAGAGGATGCGGCGAACAACCCGAGCATCGCTCGCGACCCGACGAAGTGCATCAAATGCGGCCGCTGCATCCGTGCCTGCAAGGACGTGCAGGGCATCGAAGCCCTGAATTTCGCTGGACGAAGCGACAAGATCACCGTCACGACCGCCTACGACAGCCCGCTCGAAGCGACCGACTGCATCCTCTGCGGCCAGTGCAGCCTCGTCTGTCCGACGGGAGCGATCACGGAAAAAGACGATACGCAGCGCGTCCTCGATGCCCTGCAAGATCCGAAAAAGCACGTCATCGTGCAGGTCGCGCCCGCCGTGCGCGTCTCCTTGGGCGACGAATTCCACCTGCCGCCCGGCGCCATCGTCACGGGACAGATGGTCGCCGCCTTGAAGCGGCTCGGCTTCGACCGCGTCTTCGACACGAACTTCGGCGCCGACCTCACGATCATGGAAGAAGGGCATGAATTCATCCATCGCCTGGAAAACGGCGGCACGCTTCCCATGATGACCTCGTGCAGCCCCGGCTGGGTCAACTACGTCGAAAAACACTACAGCGACCTCTTGCCCCATCTCTCGACGGCAAAGTCACCCATGCAGATCTTCGGCGCTGTCGCCAAGACCTACTATCCGAAGCAGTCGGGCATCCCCGTCGAGGACATCGTGACCGTCTCCGTCATGCCGTGCACGGCGAAGAAGTTCGAAGCCGCGCGTCCTGAGATGGGCAGAGACGGTCATCAGGACGTCGACATCGTCATCACGACGCGCGAACTTGCCAAACTCATCCACTACGTCGGCATCACCTTCCACGATCTGCCCGAAGAGGACTTCGACAGCCCGCTCGGCACATGCTCGGGCGCGGGCGCGATCTTCGGCACGACAGGCGGCGTCATGGAAGCCGCGCTGCGCACAGTCTACGAAAAGGCGACGGGTAAGACGCTCCCTTCCATCGACTTTCTCGCCGTGCGCGGCATGGACGGCATCAAGGAAGCGACCGTCGACCTCGGCGAGCGCAAGGTGCGCGTCGCCGTCGCGCACACGCTCAAGAATGCCAAGCACATCATGGACGAACTCAAGGCCGGCAAAAGTCCCTACGACTTCATCGAAGTCATGGCCTGCCCCGGCGGCTGCCAAGGCGGCGGCGGACAGCCTCTCAATACGACGAACGCGCGCCGCGCCGAGCGCATGAAGGCTCTCTACGAGATCGACAAGAATCTCCCCGTGAGAAAATCGCATGAAAATCCCGAAGTCGTGCGCATCTACAAAGAATTCCTCGGCGCACCCTTGGAAGGCAAAGCGCACGAACTGCTGCACACCCATTTTCACAAGGCGGAGAAACTCTACGACTTCACGGGCGCAGGAAAATAA
- a CDS encoding NADH-quinone oxidoreductase subunit F, whose amino-acid sequence MSKVSFMTKNFHRYDPMSIESYLAIGGFNALKKAVTMDGEDIASLLSEAQIKGRGGAAYPMGRKWSQARAVKGEHKVIICNADEGEPCTFKDRELITNDPFNLIEAMTIGAWSIRAQDGYIYLREEYAHLRSRLKNAIEEAERCGFLGKNILGKEGFDFHIHLRSGAGAYVCGEGTALIRSIEGKAGRPRMKPPFIKQSGLFALPTCVNNVESLSIVPHLLLDDKKEYISYGSGESLGTKLVSVGGNVNRPAVFEIPFGTTVREIIYDLAGGIQGGRRIRLIQFGGASGKIADESILDVPYTYDDLKAAGVTVGSGAILVVDERTSVLDFLRMTQAFFSHESCGQCTPCREGVLHIKLILEKFAQGTATEKDLENMKMIARIMPMSALCGLGESAENALSAAFKLFPETFRIGGVH is encoded by the coding sequence ATGAGCAAGGTTTCTTTCATGACAAAGAACTTCCACCGCTACGATCCCATGTCCATCGAATCCTACCTGGCGATTGGCGGCTTCAACGCCCTCAAAAAGGCCGTGACAATGGACGGCGAGGACATCGCCTCCCTTCTCTCCGAAGCCCAGATCAAGGGGCGCGGCGGCGCCGCCTACCCCATGGGACGCAAGTGGTCGCAGGCGCGCGCCGTCAAGGGCGAGCACAAAGTCATCATCTGCAACGCCGACGAGGGCGAGCCATGCACCTTCAAGGATCGTGAACTGATCACGAACGACCCCTTCAACCTCATTGAGGCCATGACGATCGGCGCCTGGAGCATCCGCGCACAGGATGGCTACATCTACCTGCGCGAAGAATACGCGCACCTTCGCTCGCGCCTCAAGAACGCCATTGAAGAGGCGGAGCGCTGCGGCTTCCTCGGCAAGAACATCCTCGGCAAGGAAGGCTTCGACTTTCACATCCACCTCCGCTCAGGCGCGGGTGCTTACGTCTGCGGCGAGGGCACGGCTCTCATCCGCTCCATCGAGGGCAAGGCGGGCCGGCCGCGCATGAAGCCGCCCTTCATCAAGCAGAGCGGTCTCTTCGCACTGCCGACGTGCGTCAACAACGTCGAGAGCCTTTCCATCGTGCCGCATCTCCTCCTCGACGACAAGAAGGAATACATCAGCTACGGCTCGGGCGAATCCCTCGGCACGAAGCTCGTCTCCGTCGGCGGCAACGTCAACCGTCCTGCCGTCTTTGAGATCCCCTTCGGTACGACCGTGCGCGAAATCATCTATGACCTTGCGGGCGGCATCCAGGGCGGCCGACGCATCCGCCTCATCCAGTTCGGCGGCGCGTCGGGCAAAATCGCCGACGAATCCATCCTCGACGTCCCCTACACCTACGACGACCTCAAGGCGGCCGGCGTGACCGTAGGCTCGGGCGCGATCCTCGTCGTCGACGAGCGCACGAGCGTCCTCGACTTTCTGCGCATGACGCAGGCGTTCTTCTCGCACGAGAGCTGCGGCCAGTGTACGCCGTGCCGCGAGGGAGTCCTCCACATCAAGCTCATCTTGGAAAAGTTCGCGCAAGGAACAGCGACGGAAAAGGATCTCGAAAACATGAAGATGATCGCGCGCATCATGCCCATGTCCGCCCTCTGCGGCCTGGGCGAAAGCGCCGAAAACGCCCTTTCCGCCGCCTTCAAGCTCTTCCCTGAAACATTCCGGATCGGAGGCGTACACTGA
- a CDS encoding complex I 24 kDa subunit family protein, protein MNADPKSLELATREKIDRVLEAHSYDPTQIVGILLDVQDLFERHYVPEPAAYYVAEKLPLKISLIYDCLTFYASLSPVPRAKYPIQVCDSVVCRINENETLFSALKSLLGIDIGEVTYDGRFTLEKTPCFGACDIAPAVRVNGEVYGHLDSREKIEELLHTLQ, encoded by the coding sequence ATGAACGCCGACCCCAAGAGTCTCGAACTCGCGACGCGCGAGAAGATCGACCGCGTGCTTGAGGCTCATTCCTACGACCCGACGCAGATCGTCGGCATCCTGCTCGACGTGCAAGACCTCTTCGAGCGCCACTATGTGCCCGAGCCTGCCGCCTATTACGTGGCGGAGAAACTGCCGCTGAAGATCTCTCTGATCTACGACTGTCTAACATTCTACGCAAGCCTGTCGCCTGTGCCGCGCGCCAAATACCCCATCCAAGTGTGCGACTCTGTCGTCTGTCGCATCAACGAGAACGAAACGCTTTTCTCTGCGCTCAAGAGCCTCCTCGGCATCGACATCGGCGAAGTCACCTACGACGGACGCTTCACGCTCGAAAAGACGCCGTGCTTCGGCGCTTGTGACATCGCGCCCGCCGTGCGCGTCAACGGCGAAGTCTACGGGCATCTTGACAGCCGCGAGAAGATTGAGGAACTTTTGCACACGCTGCAGTAA